One genomic region from Pyrobaculum islandicum DSM 4184 encodes:
- a CDS encoding nucleotidyltransferase, whose translation MRFDKYRYALKYVAEAFNKRGIEYILVGSAILPLAYNIDYDPKDVDLFILNKSTVLDNELFEEIAREYDWDLGTSDHGTIYYELIISGDTVRVDLLENILDIYIPMEFFSDVREIDINNVKIRSIGLEELLVLKAKIATKEAEEFINELARIILEHDIKINYNKIKRLATLYPEDSEGIIKRLRRNGIYVE comes from the coding sequence ATGCGTTTTGATAAGTACCGCTACGCTTTGAAATACGTAGCTGAGGCTTTTAATAAGAGAGGTATTGAATACATCCTCGTTGGCAGCGCGATTCTCCCACTTGCGTACAACATCGACTATGATCCCAAAGACGTTGATCTATTTATTTTGAACAAATCTACCGTGCTCGATAATGAGCTTTTTGAAGAAATAGCAAGAGAATATGACTGGGACTTAGGAACATCAGACCACGGTACTATATATTATGAATTGATAATTTCGGGAGATACTGTGAGAGTGGATTTGTTGGAAAATATCCTTGATATATATATACCGATGGAGTTTTTTTCAGATGTCAGAGAAATAGACATTAATAATGTAAAAATAAGGTCTATAGGCCTAGAGGAGTTGTTAGTTCTTAAAGCCAAAATTGCAACAAAAGAAGCTGAAGAGTTTATTAATGAATTAGCTAGAATTATACTGGAACATGACATAAAAATTAACTATAATAAAATAAAGAGACTTGCAACACTATATCCAGAAGACTCAGAAGGTATTATAAAAAGACTTAGAAGAAATGGTATCTACGTAGAATAA
- a CDS encoding threonine--tRNA ligase — protein MRVLYIHAERFTWDVKDPASDIRDEPISGKANNALVIFATVERGDIPDEGFLRQIARDIIDVANKVKASSIVIYPYAHLSSELARPYVAREVLNKLYEVVKSEFHGEVYKAPFGYYKAFEIKCFGHPLSELSRSFKPEGAKVEKKVEERRDVYIVLTPSGEEYNPADFNYDKFEDLKALVDKEVFKKELSGGSEPRYLDYLRKFGFEWESMSDVGHMRYAPEATIMIELVEDYAYMVAKSLGIPVFKIRGTNMFKLSETAIESHARLFGERLYVVESDTDLILRYAACFQQFAMVKDWVISYKHLPFGVIEIADSYRHEQPGETVLLFRLRRFFMPDLHIFTRDMAEAIDISFKLHEVIFREIEKLGRTYVSLYNVTEEFYKEYKNYLIELAKREGKPILVRILPGQKYYWVLNVEFHIIDELGRPREIATFQIDIGNAKRFGIKYVDENNQVRYPVIIHTAILGSVERYLYVVFDTMAKAEKAGKIPRLPTWLSPVQVRIIPITRDNLKYAVEIADKLETEGIRVDIDDRDETLSKKIRDAEVSWIPYICVVGSKEETEGVLSVRERGGGQYKTTPEELIKKIKEETRGYPNRPLYMPRFLSQRPSRG, from the coding sequence ATGCGCGTTTTATATATACACGCAGAGCGTTTTACTTGGGATGTAAAAGACCCCGCCTCAGATATTAGAGACGAGCCTATCTCCGGCAAGGCCAACAACGCCCTTGTGATCTTTGCAACAGTTGAAAGAGGAGATATTCCAGATGAGGGATTTCTCCGCCAGATAGCCCGCGATATTATCGACGTAGCTAATAAAGTGAAGGCTAGCTCCATAGTGATATATCCCTACGCCCATTTATCAAGCGAATTAGCTAGACCCTATGTAGCAAGGGAAGTTTTAAATAAGTTATATGAAGTTGTCAAATCGGAATTTCATGGCGAAGTCTACAAAGCGCCTTTTGGCTACTACAAGGCCTTTGAAATTAAGTGTTTTGGACACCCTCTCTCTGAGTTAAGCCGTAGTTTTAAGCCAGAAGGTGCCAAAGTCGAGAAAAAGGTCGAAGAAAGACGTGATGTATACATAGTGCTCACCCCCTCCGGCGAGGAATACAACCCGGCAGATTTCAACTATGATAAATTTGAGGATCTTAAAGCCCTAGTAGACAAGGAGGTATTTAAAAAAGAACTTAGTGGAGGATCAGAGCCTAGATATCTTGACTACCTGAGAAAATTTGGTTTCGAATGGGAGTCTATGTCTGACGTAGGCCATATGCGTTACGCGCCTGAGGCCACTATAATGATAGAGCTTGTGGAAGACTATGCATATATGGTTGCCAAATCTCTAGGCATACCGGTATTTAAAATAAGGGGAACAAACATGTTTAAACTGTCTGAGACGGCTATTGAGTCGCATGCGCGTCTCTTTGGCGAACGTCTGTATGTTGTCGAATCTGATACAGATCTTATATTGAGATATGCTGCATGTTTTCAACAATTTGCTATGGTAAAAGATTGGGTAATAAGCTATAAACACCTGCCCTTTGGTGTAATAGAAATAGCAGACTCCTACAGACATGAACAGCCGGGCGAAACAGTGTTGTTGTTTAGACTAAGGCGGTTTTTCATGCCAGATCTCCACATATTTACAAGAGATATGGCAGAGGCTATAGATATATCGTTTAAGCTACACGAAGTTATTTTTAGAGAGATAGAGAAATTAGGCAGGACATACGTCTCGCTTTATAACGTAACGGAGGAGTTTTACAAAGAGTATAAGAACTATCTGATAGAATTGGCGAAGAGAGAGGGCAAGCCTATATTGGTAAGAATTTTACCTGGTCAAAAGTACTATTGGGTTTTAAATGTGGAATTTCATATAATTGACGAATTAGGCAGGCCTAGGGAAATTGCAACATTTCAAATAGATATAGGCAACGCCAAACGTTTTGGCATAAAGTATGTAGATGAAAATAATCAAGTTAGATATCCGGTGATAATTCATACAGCTATACTAGGCAGCGTCGAGAGATATCTATATGTTGTATTTGATACTATGGCTAAGGCGGAAAAAGCCGGCAAGATCCCACGGCTTCCCACTTGGCTTTCGCCTGTCCAAGTGCGTATCATACCTATCACACGGGACAATTTAAAATATGCTGTAGAGATAGCCGATAAATTAGAGACGGAGGGCATACGCGTAGATATTGATGATAGAGATGAGACTCTCTCTAAGAAGATACGAGACGCAGAAGTTAGTTGGATACCGTATATATGTGTAGTAGGCTCTAAAGAAGAGACAGAAGGTGTGTTATCAGTTAGAGAAAGGGGGGGAGGCCAGTATAAGACTACGCCAGAGGAGCTCATCAAGAAAATAAAGGAGGAGACGCGGGGCTATCCTAACAGGCCCCTTTACATGCCGAGATTCTTAAGCCAACGTCCTTCGAGAGGTTAG
- the speD gene encoding adenosylmethionine decarboxylase: MQTTTQVKTPIVGKHVYGELYGVDEALLRDEEKLRRIVIEAAHIAKMHLVEVNSWRFKGGDKEGVSVIALVLESHIAIHTWPVYNYATVDVYTCGEHSDPMAAFRYIVSQLAPKRFTVNYSDRSYK; this comes from the coding sequence ATGCAGACAACAACCCAAGTCAAAACCCCCATAGTGGGGAAACATGTCTATGGCGAATTATATGGAGTAGATGAAGCGCTTCTTCGAGATGAAGAAAAACTCAGAAGGATAGTGATAGAGGCTGCCCACATTGCAAAAATGCACCTAGTTGAGGTAAACTCTTGGAGATTCAAGGGTGGAGATAAAGAGGGTGTTTCCGTAATCGCACTAGTGTTAGAGAGCCACATAGCTATACATACGTGGCCTGTATATAACTACGCCACGGTAGATGTATATACATGCGGAGAGCATTCAGACCCTATGGCTGCCTTCCGTTATATAGTATCACAACTAGCGCCAAAGAGATTCACCGTGAACTACTCAGATCGCTCATACAAATAA
- a CDS encoding molybdopterin-guanine dinucleotide biosynthesis protein B, translating to MTCVIQITGRKDVGKTLLAEKIITQLKKMGYTVSAIKISHHEPEPPHKDTHRLRKAGADKVLFYNGDIYVVYTREVLCDDIVADYVIVEGLRDKKIGYKIHIGPDPPNDADVVIDSLDKEIEVVCIQQDLCTLLKIISTYRPTRR from the coding sequence ATGACGTGTGTTATCCAAATTACAGGTAGAAAAGACGTGGGCAAAACCCTATTGGCTGAGAAAATAATTACGCAACTAAAGAAAATGGGCTATACAGTTTCTGCAATTAAGATAAGTCACCACGAGCCAGAGCCTCCTCATAAAGACACTCACCGCCTTAGAAAAGCCGGCGCAGATAAAGTCTTGTTTTATAACGGCGATATTTATGTGGTTTATACACGTGAGGTTCTATGTGACGATATAGTGGCGGACTATGTAATTGTGGAAGGTTTGCGTGATAAAAAAATTGGTTACAAAATTCATATAGGGCCAGATCCGCCGAATGATGCCGACGTCGTGATAGACTCGCTTGATAAAGAAATTGAAGTCGTGTGTATACAACAAGACCTATGTACGCTTCTTAAAATAATCTCTACATATCGGCCGACGCGTAGATAA
- a CDS encoding PadR family transcriptional regulator: protein MKAYQRFKRCIGQGNLWLYVVSILNKRGPLHGYAIIQELRKFGFYISTVYGYVLLKRMVMDGVLKEVEVGGRKLYTVSEAAQENFKKAMEDLKNLVQQLT, encoded by the coding sequence ATGAAGGCATATCAACGTTTTAAACGCTGTATTGGACAAGGCAATCTGTGGCTTTATGTAGTCAGTATACTTAACAAACGGGGACCTTTACATGGATATGCTATCATACAAGAACTGAGAAAATTCGGTTTTTATATAAGTACAGTATATGGCTATGTGCTTTTGAAAAGAATGGTAATGGACGGGGTATTAAAAGAAGTAGAGGTAGGGGGTAGAAAGCTCTATACTGTATCAGAAGCGGCACAGGAGAACTTTAAAAAAGCCATGGAAGACCTCAAGAACTTAGTTCAACAACTTACGTAG
- a CDS encoding inositol-3-phosphate synthase has product MPIRVGIVGVGNCASALVQGIEMYKHNPNLEPIVAFREIGRYRPHDIVFTSAFDIDARKVHVDLADAIFQPPNNATVVFKPPKLGVIVRPGPVLDGVPEGGLVTKVVEGSVEDVVKELNSTNTEILVNYLPTGAKKAAEAYAEAALRAGVAFINAMPAPVATSEYWQKRFAERNLPLLGDDTQNQIGATVLHKTLVRLLALRGVKIKHTYQINVGGTPDFVNLMYRRGDKEKTKTAAVKMMAVGQEFDAYISPVAYIEFLGDRKIAHMLIEAEIFGGLPIRIDVTLDVHDAWNSAAVVTDAIRLAKLALDRGIGGPLISASAWGFKNPPVHMSPDEAYRAVVEFIEGKRDR; this is encoded by the coding sequence ATGCCTATCAGAGTCGGTATTGTAGGAGTGGGAAACTGTGCCTCTGCTCTTGTCCAAGGCATCGAGATGTATAAACATAATCCAAATCTAGAACCAATAGTTGCTTTTAGAGAGATAGGTAGATACAGGCCTCACGACATAGTGTTTACATCGGCTTTTGATATCGATGCTAGAAAAGTTCACGTAGACTTAGCTGATGCTATATTTCAACCTCCAAACAACGCGACAGTGGTTTTTAAGCCGCCGAAACTAGGGGTGATAGTACGCCCAGGCCCAGTTCTTGATGGGGTTCCAGAGGGGGGTCTCGTTACAAAGGTTGTCGAGGGTTCTGTGGAAGATGTTGTGAAAGAGCTTAATTCTACGAATACAGAGATTTTAGTAAACTATTTGCCAACAGGCGCAAAAAAAGCTGCAGAGGCGTATGCAGAGGCGGCATTAAGAGCCGGCGTCGCGTTTATAAACGCCATGCCAGCTCCGGTGGCTACGAGCGAGTATTGGCAAAAGAGGTTTGCAGAGAGAAACTTGCCGTTGTTAGGCGACGATACGCAGAATCAAATAGGCGCAACAGTGCTTCATAAGACTTTAGTGAGGTTGCTGGCGCTGAGAGGCGTAAAAATAAAACACACCTATCAGATAAATGTAGGGGGCACTCCTGACTTTGTAAATCTTATGTATAGACGCGGCGATAAAGAGAAGACAAAGACGGCTGCAGTTAAAATGATGGCCGTGGGACAAGAGTTTGATGCGTATATCTCGCCAGTGGCTTATATAGAATTCCTCGGCGATAGAAAGATAGCACATATGCTTATAGAGGCCGAAATTTTTGGCGGTCTTCCCATCAGAATTGATGTCACTCTAGATGTTCACGATGCTTGGAATAGCGCAGCAGTTGTAACAGACGCCATAAGACTCGCCAAATTGGCACTTGATAGAGGAATAGGTGGGCCGTTAATAAGTGCATCGGCGTGGGGGTTTAAAAACCCGCCTGTCCATATGAGTCCCGATGAGGCCTATAGAGCCGTCGTAGAGTTTATAGAGGGTAAACGCGATAGATGA
- a CDS encoding zinc ribbon domain-containing protein, protein MSQVYRTLKIRIPWRVVEERPDVLDLATRMHLAVEEYARRLLKELTGQEEPRLTAEELDRLLTPDRRELAHRIIEETFPKYGLKKYFSEWAKFFWRDVAFYRAIPLDVQLRVENERDVSTAVFVDLKSDVVRVRKLGIPPFAVKLKKSDISWIRRRLEEGAKLKLALLGVEKRDGEKDPTYGGLYVALVFAREVTQIEPKALVVVDVNRLDHYIKVGLVADGRVLELWKFPKKERIRKLEKIHAHISQLSRALARIDEDRGPRRALDLQRQLWKLEKKRFGIIRDVVINAAREIIKLAREHQAAIVVDTMEDGTYRELKERGGNGVRKHFLDGLGQLRRRLQALARWYGIPYVEERLYSTICPRCGVKMAMEDGRFMRCPTCGFRAHRDNVPVIWAEKRYWEILQKTKQPTFSATITFLTS, encoded by the coding sequence ATGAGCCAAGTCTACAGGACGCTGAAGATCAGAATCCCATGGCGCGTCGTTGAGGAGCGTCCAGACGTCCTAGACCTAGCGACGAGGATGCACTTGGCCGTTGAGGAGTACGCCAGAAGGCTGTTGAAAGAGTTGACGGGACAGGAGGAGCCCAGACTCACGGCGGAGGAGTTGGACAGACTCCTCACGCCAGACAGGCGTGAGTTGGCACACCGGATAATCGAGGAGACGTTCCCCAAGTATGGTCTCAAGAAGTATTTCTCAGAGTGGGCTAAGTTCTTCTGGCGCGACGTGGCGTTCTACCGGGCAATCCCCCTCGACGTCCAACTGAGAGTGGAAAATGAGAGAGATGTGAGTACGGCGGTCTTTGTCGACCTAAAGAGCGACGTAGTCAGAGTGCGTAAGCTCGGCATACCGCCTTTCGCCGTCAAGTTGAAGAAGAGCGACATCTCTTGGATTAGGCGGAGGTTGGAGGAGGGCGCCAAGTTGAAACTGGCGCTTCTCGGCGTTGAGAAGAGAGATGGTGAGAAGGATCCTACTTACGGCGGTTTATATGTCGCTCTCGTATTCGCTAGAGAGGTGACGCAAATAGAGCCCAAGGCGCTTGTCGTTGTCGACGTGAACCGGTTGGACCACTACATAAAGGTCGGCCTCGTGGCCGACGGCAGAGTCTTGGAGTTGTGGAAGTTCCCCAAGAAAGAACGGATACGGAAGCTTGAGAAGATCCACGCCCACATAAGCCAACTGAGCAGAGCCCTAGCGCGCATAGACGAGGACAGAGGCCCGCGTAGGGCGTTGGATCTCCAGAGGCAACTGTGGAAGCTAGAGAAAAAACGCTTTGGCATAATCCGCGACGTCGTTATAAACGCCGCCCGCGAGATCATAAAACTGGCCAGAGAACACCAAGCCGCCATAGTCGTCGACACGATGGAAGACGGCACGTACCGGGAGTTAAAGGAGAGGGGCGGAAACGGCGTGAGGAAGCACTTCCTAGACGGTTTGGGACAACTGAGGAGACGCTTGCAAGCGCTTGCGCGGTGGTACGGCATTCCATATGTGGAGGAGCGGCTGTACTCAACCATCTGCCCCAGATGCGGAGTCAAGATGGCGATGGAGGACGGCCGCTTCATGCGTTGCCCCACCTGCGGCTTCAGAGCACATAGAGACAACGTGCCGGTGATATGGGCAGAAAAACGCTACTGGGAAATCCTCCAGAAAACAA